A genomic window from Streptomyces brevispora includes:
- a CDS encoding thiolase C-terminal domain-containing protein translates to MPSSHRKVAVVGISLADCGRVETATPYALHAQAARRALADSGLDRSVVDGFASAGLGTLAPVEVAEYLGLKPTWVDSTSVGGSTWEVMAAHAADAIAAGRANAVLLVYGSTARSDIKAGRRTSNLSFGARGPLQFEVPYGHSLVAKYAMAARRHMHAYGTTLEQLAEVAVQARANAAANPDAMFRDPITVDEVLSGPMIADPFTKLHCCIRSDGGCAVLLAAEEYVPDTAKEPVWILGTGEHVSHSAMSEWDDFTVSPAAVSGWLAFERAGVRPADIDLAEIYDAFTYMTLVTLEDLGFCAKGEGGAYVEKGRTGLTGELPVNTDGGGLSACHPGMRGLFLLVEAVRQLRGEAGERQVRKAGGRLPELAVASGTGGWFCSSGTVVLGRG, encoded by the coding sequence ATGCCTTCTTCCCACCGCAAGGTCGCTGTCGTCGGCATATCCCTCGCCGACTGCGGACGCGTCGAGACGGCCACGCCGTACGCCCTGCACGCCCAGGCCGCCCGCCGGGCGCTCGCCGACTCGGGCCTGGACCGTTCGGTCGTCGACGGGTTCGCCTCCGCCGGACTCGGCACGCTCGCCCCGGTCGAGGTCGCCGAGTACCTGGGGCTGAAACCCACCTGGGTGGACTCCACCTCGGTCGGCGGATCGACCTGGGAGGTGATGGCCGCCCATGCGGCGGACGCCATCGCGGCGGGCCGCGCCAACGCCGTACTGCTGGTGTACGGGTCGACGGCGCGGTCGGACATCAAGGCGGGGCGCCGCACGTCCAACCTCTCCTTCGGGGCCCGCGGCCCGCTCCAGTTCGAGGTGCCGTACGGGCACTCGCTGGTCGCCAAGTACGCGATGGCGGCCCGCCGCCACATGCACGCGTACGGCACCACCCTCGAACAGCTCGCCGAGGTGGCGGTGCAGGCCCGCGCCAACGCGGCCGCCAATCCGGACGCGATGTTCCGCGACCCGATCACCGTGGACGAGGTGCTGTCCGGCCCGATGATCGCCGACCCGTTCACCAAGCTGCACTGCTGCATCCGCAGCGACGGCGGCTGCGCGGTGCTGCTGGCGGCCGAGGAGTACGTACCGGACACGGCGAAGGAGCCGGTCTGGATCCTGGGTACCGGCGAGCACGTCTCGCACTCCGCCATGTCCGAGTGGGACGACTTCACGGTCTCCCCCGCCGCCGTCTCGGGCTGGCTGGCCTTCGAGCGGGCGGGGGTGCGGCCCGCCGACATCGATCTGGCCGAGATCTACGACGCGTTCACCTACATGACCCTGGTGACGCTGGAGGACCTGGGCTTCTGCGCGAAGGGCGAGGGCGGCGCGTACGTCGAGAAGGGTCGCACCGGCCTGACCGGCGAGCTCCCGGTGAACACGGACGGTGGCGGCCTGTCCGCCTGCCACCCCGGCATGCGCGGGCTGTTCCTGCTGGTGGAGGCGGTACGCCAGTTGCGCGGCGAGGCGGGGGAACGCCAGGTGCGCAAGGCGGGCGGGCGGCTGCCGGAGCTGGCGGTGGCGTCGGGGACGGGCGGCTGGTTCTGCTCGTCGGGGACGGTGGTGCTG
- a CDS encoding acyl-CoA dehydrogenase family protein: protein MDAAFTAEQDEIRRTLRELLARHSGPDDVRSAVGTRDGYDAELWRRLARDLGLPGLALPQEYGGVGCGPVELAVVCEEAGRALLPSPLLATAVLAAPLIVALGTDEQRTALLPGVAAGELTATLAVPGGSLATALGLTGDLTGGSWAGGGRAGGVQARPSGDGGGWRLYGEADQVLDGHSAGLLLVAAHTGGFPRSRTLLFLVRTDGPRTPAGLVRTRRTALDETRPLARIQLRDAEAELLGADDTVDASAALAAAGRTAAAALAAEAVGAAASALERTVAHVGEREQFGRAIGSFQAVKHRLADLYVRVQSARSAAYYAAWDPEAGGLALAQALEALRVTTAEAVQLHGGIGFTWEHEAHLYFKRAAADELLLGPVHRLRDHAAQRAGLFGPGQGAPERGTAERGRAEQGPAERVAV from the coding sequence ATGGATGCCGCCTTCACCGCGGAACAGGACGAGATCCGCCGCACCTTGCGCGAACTGCTGGCCCGACACAGCGGCCCCGACGACGTCAGGAGCGCCGTGGGCACGCGGGACGGATACGACGCCGAGCTGTGGCGCCGGCTCGCCCGGGACCTGGGCCTGCCCGGACTCGCCCTGCCGCAGGAGTACGGAGGCGTCGGCTGCGGCCCCGTCGAGCTCGCCGTCGTCTGCGAGGAGGCCGGCCGGGCACTGCTGCCGTCCCCGCTGCTCGCCACCGCCGTACTCGCCGCTCCCCTGATCGTCGCCCTCGGCACCGACGAGCAGCGCACCGCCCTGCTGCCGGGCGTCGCGGCGGGCGAACTCACCGCGACGCTGGCCGTCCCCGGCGGCTCGCTCGCCACCGCCCTCGGCCTCACCGGCGACCTCACCGGCGGCAGCTGGGCGGGCGGCGGCCGGGCGGGCGGCGTGCAGGCCCGGCCGTCCGGCGACGGCGGGGGATGGCGGCTGTACGGAGAGGCCGACCAGGTGCTCGACGGGCACAGCGCCGGACTGCTCCTGGTCGCCGCGCACACGGGCGGCTTCCCGCGCAGCCGCACGCTGTTGTTCCTGGTCCGGACGGACGGGCCGCGGACGCCCGCCGGACTCGTCCGCACCCGGCGGACCGCACTGGACGAGACCCGGCCGCTCGCCCGCATCCAGCTGCGCGACGCCGAGGCCGAACTCCTCGGCGCCGACGACACCGTGGACGCGTCGGCGGCCCTCGCCGCGGCAGGCCGCACCGCGGCCGCGGCACTCGCCGCCGAGGCGGTGGGGGCGGCCGCGAGCGCGCTGGAGCGGACGGTCGCCCATGTCGGGGAGCGCGAGCAGTTCGGCCGCGCGATCGGCTCCTTCCAGGCCGTGAAGCACCGCCTCGCCGATCTGTACGTACGGGTGCAGTCGGCCCGTTCCGCGGCGTACTACGCGGCCTGGGACCCGGAGGCCGGCGGGCTCGCCCTCGCCCAGGCGCTGGAGGCGCTGCGCGTCACCACCGCCGAGGCCGTGCAGCTCCACGGGGGCATCGGCTTCACCTGGGAGCACGAGGCGCATCTGTACTTCAAGCGGGCCGCCGCCGACGAACTGCTCCTGGGCCCCGTCCACCGCCTCCGCGACCACGCGGCCCAGCGGGCGGGACTCTTCGGACCCGGTCAGGGCGCGCCGGAACGGGGAACCGCCGAACGGGGACGGGCCGAACAGGGACCGGCCGAACGGGTGGCGGTCTGA
- a CDS encoding nitroreductase family deazaflavin-dependent oxidoreductase: protein MALGVRLVQKVSSTRAFARVAPHLVPAMDRTVHKLTRGRVLLSAQILPGVVLTVPGARSGQPRTTPLACMPEHGGDAASGGGDRRNGEGRSGDRREGEPGSWILVGSNFGRTGHPAWTANLLAHPDGAVISWKGRDIPVRARLLAGAERAVVWEAALKFWPPYAAYQARIDREIRLFRLERRDESA, encoded by the coding sequence ATGGCGCTCGGCGTCCGCCTCGTCCAGAAGGTCTCCTCGACCCGGGCCTTCGCACGGGTCGCACCCCATCTCGTACCGGCCATGGACCGCACGGTCCACAAGCTCACCCGCGGCCGGGTGCTGCTCAGCGCGCAGATACTGCCGGGGGTCGTCCTGACGGTGCCGGGGGCGCGGAGCGGACAGCCCAGGACCACCCCGCTGGCCTGCATGCCGGAACACGGCGGCGACGCTGCTTCGGGCGGCGGCGACCGGCGCAACGGTGAAGGACGCAGCGGTGACCGGCGCGAGGGTGAGCCGGGCAGCTGGATCCTGGTCGGCAGCAACTTCGGCCGTACCGGGCACCCGGCGTGGACGGCGAACCTGCTGGCGCATCCGGACGGGGCCGTCATCAGCTGGAAGGGCCGCGACATTCCGGTACGGGCCCGGCTGCTGGCGGGTGCCGAGCGGGCGGTGGTGTGGGAGGCGGCGCTGAAGTTCTGGCCGCCCTACGCGGCGTACCAGGCGCGGATCGACCGGGAGATCCGGCTGTTCCGGCTGGAGCGGCGCGACGAGTCGGCGTGA
- a CDS encoding TetR family transcriptional regulator: MTGQVRTVDGRVAGRRGQATRQKLLDCLSEMLSSSPYRDVKVIDVARKAGTSPATFYQYFPDVEGAVLEIAEEMAKEGAGLTELVAGRSWVGKSGWQTAEELVEGFLDFWRRNDAILRVVDLGAAEGDKRFYKIRMKILNSVTNSLTDSMKELQAKGRVDKDISPAAMAGSLVAMLAAVASHQKGFTTWGVKQAELRPNLALLVHLGITGRKPTK; the protein is encoded by the coding sequence ATGACAGGACAAGTACGCACCGTCGACGGCCGCGTGGCCGGTCGACGCGGACAGGCGACGCGGCAGAAGCTGCTCGACTGCCTCAGCGAGATGCTCAGCTCCTCGCCGTACCGGGACGTCAAAGTCATCGACGTCGCCCGGAAGGCGGGGACTTCACCCGCGACCTTCTATCAATACTTCCCCGACGTGGAGGGCGCCGTCCTCGAAATCGCCGAAGAGATGGCCAAGGAGGGTGCCGGACTGACCGAACTGGTCGCCGGACGCTCCTGGGTCGGCAAGTCGGGCTGGCAGACCGCCGAGGAACTCGTCGAGGGATTCCTCGACTTCTGGCGGCGCAACGACGCGATCCTTCGCGTGGTCGACCTCGGTGCGGCCGAGGGCGACAAGCGGTTCTACAAGATCCGTATGAAGATCCTCAACTCCGTCACCAACTCCCTTACGGACTCGATGAAGGAGCTCCAGGCCAAGGGCAGGGTGGACAAGGACATCAGTCCCGCGGCGATGGCCGGTTCCCTGGTCGCGATGCTGGCCGCGGTCGCCTCGCACCAGAAGGGCTTCACCACCTGGGGCGTGAAGCAGGCCGAACTCCGTCCGAACCTCGCGCTGTTGGTGCACCTGGGCATCACCGGCAGGAAGCCGACGAAGTAG
- a CDS encoding VOC family protein: MAAFAQSAPCWVDVQLPDLEAGKRFYGELFGWTFRAGDGPFADALSGGALVAGLAAKQDGRMPTAWGVYFATDDIRASVARIREAGGQVITEPVRAGRSGVLAQAADPGGAVFGLWQAAGRRGFQKQNEPGSFCWTEVYTRQKERVDPFYEQVFGFRSVDPDEAGSGAPGTNESGVDFRMWSPAGTEPGPDTAVGGRSVITDAFPAMMPSYFLNYFAVADCDESAATVVRLGGRVSAPPFDIPSGRMSVLQDDQGAVFGVLQPPVS; this comes from the coding sequence ATGGCCGCATTCGCGCAGTCCGCGCCGTGCTGGGTGGATGTGCAGCTTCCCGACCTCGAAGCGGGCAAGCGCTTCTACGGTGAGCTCTTCGGCTGGACCTTCCGGGCGGGCGACGGACCCTTCGCCGATGCCCTCAGCGGCGGGGCCCTGGTCGCCGGGCTCGCCGCCAAGCAGGACGGCCGCATGCCGACCGCCTGGGGCGTCTACTTCGCGACCGACGACATCAGGGCCTCCGTCGCCCGGATCCGGGAGGCGGGCGGGCAGGTGATCACCGAACCGGTGCGGGCCGGCCGGTCCGGGGTGCTCGCCCAGGCCGCCGACCCGGGCGGCGCCGTCTTCGGGCTCTGGCAGGCCGCTGGGCGCAGGGGCTTCCAGAAGCAGAACGAGCCGGGCTCCTTCTGCTGGACCGAGGTCTACACCCGGCAGAAGGAACGCGTCGACCCCTTCTACGAGCAGGTCTTCGGCTTCCGCTCCGTCGATCCCGACGAAGCCGGCTCCGGCGCCCCCGGAACGAACGAGTCCGGCGTCGACTTCCGCATGTGGTCGCCGGCCGGCACGGAACCCGGGCCGGACACCGCGGTCGGCGGGCGCAGCGTCATCACCGACGCGTTCCCCGCCATGATGCCCAGCTACTTCCTCAACTACTTCGCCGTGGCGGACTGCGACGAGTCGGCCGCCACCGTCGTCCGGCTCGGCGGCCGGGTGTCCGCACCGCCCTTCGATATTCCGTCCGGGCGGATGTCGGTGCTCCAGGACGACCAGGGCGCCGTGTTCGGAGTACTTCAGCCACCGGTGTCCTGA
- a CDS encoding PQQ-binding-like beta-propeller repeat protein, whose amino-acid sequence MEQLTQHDPRRIGPFEVLGRLGAGGMGLVYLARSASGRRVAIKTVRTELAEDQLFRVRFTREVEAARAVSGFYTAAVVDADPRAAVPWLATAYVPAPSLEEIVNECGPMPTQAVRWLAAGIAEALQSIHGAKLVHRDMKPSNVLVVEDGPRVIDFGIASGVSNTRLTMTNVAVGTPAYMSPEQARDSRSVTGASDIFSLGSTLVFAATGHAPFHGANPVETVFMLLREGPDISGLPDDLRSLIESCMQMDASRRPTPAELQSQLAPHLFGSGGDDSGTASAWLPVSATEMIELRRGGGRALAPVPAPAPPAPAPVPPPPANPPGAEWDTAWRSGADLRPPAAPTAELPDEGGPVRLSGAHVPIGPGPRAQDVRASAAVAEAAPATGWVRPPAGVNAGMGAGMNGAAAAPTAPVPAPAPAPDSVPPGPERWRPWRFRMSNDVWGTPVVVGDLLYVTSFEVHALDTGNGRRQFKTRDVAWTMAVDGGRIHASDGPSLYALDAVTGAERWRLQTDAWVYALKADRGTVVTGTRGGGVQAWEASTGEKLWETTGAQTDFETAEAGPAVHGGTVYLWQDARLRALDARTGVERWSYPVGDAASCGGVPVRVTPAPDGCAYVCAGTRVLALDIVSGRVRWHFESPAAFLSPPAFAPGPAVTGGGVYLADYLGTVYALDAATGKDRWRIATESRQSTEPVLVATGNVHVGSGSALYTLDAVTGTPKWRFAAGGEVVGAPVVADGRVHFGSADHVLYTLDAAGGQLRWKLATGGEITGSPVAQGGVVYACSKDRCVYALDALKGTGTGNRPRA is encoded by the coding sequence ATGGAGCAGCTGACGCAGCACGACCCGAGGCGGATCGGCCCGTTCGAGGTGCTGGGACGGCTCGGGGCCGGCGGCATGGGGCTGGTCTATCTCGCCCGCTCGGCGTCGGGCCGGCGGGTGGCGATCAAGACGGTCCGTACGGAACTGGCCGAGGACCAGCTGTTCCGGGTCCGCTTCACGCGTGAGGTGGAGGCCGCCCGCGCGGTCAGCGGTTTCTACACGGCCGCGGTGGTGGACGCGGATCCGCGTGCCGCCGTGCCCTGGCTCGCCACCGCGTATGTGCCCGCGCCCTCGCTGGAAGAGATCGTGAACGAGTGCGGGCCGATGCCGACCCAGGCGGTGCGCTGGCTGGCCGCGGGCATCGCCGAGGCCCTCCAGTCCATCCACGGTGCGAAGCTCGTCCACCGCGACATGAAGCCGTCGAACGTGCTTGTCGTCGAGGACGGCCCCCGGGTCATCGACTTCGGTATCGCCTCCGGTGTCTCCAACACCCGGCTCACCATGACGAACGTCGCCGTCGGCACGCCCGCGTACATGTCGCCCGAGCAGGCGCGGGACTCGCGCAGTGTCACGGGCGCCAGCGACATCTTCTCGCTCGGCTCGACGCTCGTCTTCGCCGCGACCGGCCATGCGCCGTTCCACGGGGCGAACCCGGTCGAGACGGTCTTCATGCTGCTGCGCGAGGGCCCCGACATCAGCGGTCTGCCCGACGATCTGCGGTCGCTGATCGAGTCCTGCATGCAGATGGACGCGTCGCGCCGGCCCACCCCCGCCGAACTGCAGTCCCAGCTCGCCCCGCACCTCTTCGGCTCCGGCGGCGACGACAGCGGAACGGCGTCGGCCTGGCTGCCGGTCTCCGCCACCGAGATGATCGAGCTGCGCCGCGGCGGCGGTCGCGCGCTCGCCCCCGTGCCCGCTCCCGCGCCGCCCGCGCCCGCCCCCGTGCCGCCGCCGCCCGCCAATCCGCCGGGCGCCGAGTGGGACACCGCCTGGCGCAGCGGCGCGGACCTGCGTCCCCCGGCCGCCCCGACCGCGGAGCTGCCCGACGAGGGCGGCCCGGTGCGGCTCTCCGGTGCGCATGTGCCGATCGGGCCCGGTCCGCGCGCCCAGGACGTACGCGCCTCCGCCGCCGTGGCCGAGGCGGCTCCGGCGACCGGCTGGGTGCGCCCGCCCGCCGGAGTGAACGCCGGGATGGGCGCCGGGATGAACGGCGCCGCCGCGGCTCCGACCGCACCCGTGCCCGCTCCGGCGCCCGCGCCGGACAGTGTGCCCCCGGGGCCGGAACGCTGGCGGCCCTGGCGGTTCCGGATGTCGAACGACGTGTGGGGGACGCCGGTGGTCGTCGGCGACCTGCTGTACGTCACCTCCTTCGAGGTGCACGCGCTGGACACCGGCAACGGGCGGCGCCAGTTCAAGACCCGTGACGTGGCCTGGACGATGGCGGTGGACGGCGGCCGCATCCACGCCTCCGACGGCCCGTCGCTCTACGCCCTGGACGCGGTCACCGGCGCCGAACGGTGGCGGCTCCAGACCGATGCGTGGGTGTACGCGCTCAAGGCCGACCGCGGCACCGTCGTCACCGGCACCCGGGGCGGCGGCGTCCAGGCGTGGGAGGCGTCCACCGGGGAGAAGCTCTGGGAGACCACCGGGGCGCAGACGGACTTCGAGACGGCGGAGGCCGGACCGGCCGTCCACGGCGGCACGGTCTACCTCTGGCAGGACGCCCGGCTGCGGGCCCTCGACGCCCGTACCGGCGTCGAGCGCTGGTCGTACCCGGTCGGCGACGCGGCCTCCTGCGGCGGGGTGCCGGTCCGGGTGACCCCGGCACCGGACGGCTGCGCGTACGTCTGCGCGGGCACCCGGGTCCTCGCGCTGGACATCGTCTCCGGCCGGGTGCGCTGGCACTTCGAGTCGCCGGCGGCCTTCCTCTCGCCGCCCGCGTTCGCGCCCGGCCCGGCGGTCACCGGCGGCGGGGTGTACCTCGCGGACTACCTCGGCACGGTGTACGCGCTGGACGCCGCGACCGGCAAGGACCGCTGGCGCATCGCCACGGAGTCCCGGCAGTCGACCGAACCGGTGCTGGTGGCGACGGGGAACGTCCATGTCGGCAGCGGCAGCGCGCTGTACACGCTGGACGCGGTCACCGGCACCCCGAAGTGGCGGTTCGCCGCGGGGGGCGAGGTGGTGGGCGCGCCGGTCGTCGCCGACGGCCGGGTGCACTTCGGCTCGGCCGACCACGTGCTCTACACCCTGGACGCGGCGGGCGGCCAGCTCCGCTGGAAGCTCGCCACGGGCGGCGAGATCACGGGCTCGCCGGTGGCGCAGGGCGGGGTGGTGTACGCATGCAGCAAGGACCGCTGCGTGTACGCGCTGGACGCCCTGAAGGGCACGGGCACCGGCAACCGCCCCCGCGCGTAG
- a CDS encoding enoyl-CoA hydratase/isomerase family protein, translated as MALRTETDKETGVALLTLDRPAKHNAIDLATAAELTAAWRAFRYDEEVRAVVVTGAGGRAFCTGIDRGVDVPQPSSPYTIDDPLIAIGPKANYLWKPVIAAVEGMACGGAFYLLGEAEFVIASEEATFFDPHTTYGMVSAYEAISMAQRMPFGEVARMSLMGTAERVSARRAYETGLVSEVTPPGGAVAAALRAAAVIASYPTAAVQGTVRAVWSAKEGARTQALAHAPHLIALGNLAPERQAELFGERGRGAGGGEYRLR; from the coding sequence ATGGCACTGCGCACGGAGACGGACAAGGAGACCGGGGTCGCGCTGCTCACCCTGGACCGGCCGGCGAAGCACAACGCGATCGACCTCGCGACGGCCGCCGAACTCACGGCCGCCTGGCGGGCGTTCCGGTACGACGAGGAGGTGCGGGCCGTCGTCGTGACGGGCGCGGGCGGCCGGGCGTTCTGTACCGGGATCGACCGCGGCGTGGACGTCCCGCAGCCCTCGTCCCCGTACACGATCGACGATCCGCTGATCGCGATCGGGCCGAAGGCGAACTACCTGTGGAAGCCGGTGATCGCGGCCGTGGAGGGGATGGCCTGCGGCGGGGCGTTCTATCTGCTGGGCGAGGCGGAGTTCGTCATCGCGTCCGAGGAGGCGACGTTCTTCGACCCGCACACCACGTACGGCATGGTCAGCGCGTACGAGGCGATCTCGATGGCGCAGCGGATGCCGTTCGGTGAGGTCGCCCGGATGTCCCTGATGGGAACGGCCGAACGGGTCTCGGCCCGGCGCGCGTACGAGACCGGGCTGGTCAGCGAGGTCACCCCGCCCGGTGGCGCGGTGGCGGCGGCGCTGCGGGCGGCGGCGGTCATCGCCTCGTACCCGACCGCGGCGGTGCAGGGGACGGTACGGGCCGTCTGGTCCGCGAAGGAGGGGGCCCGAACGCAGGCCCTGGCCCATGCCCCGCACCTGATCGCGCTCGGCAACCTGGCGCCGGAGCGGCAGGCGGAGCTGTTCGGGGAGCGGGGCAGGGGGGCGGGTGGTGGCGAGTACCGGCTGCGGTGA
- a CDS encoding Zn-ribbon domain-containing OB-fold protein, whose protein sequence is MDALLLPVVDEDGAPFWEYAARGELRVQACAAPDCGRLRFPPRPCCPHCQSFDSEWRALSGRGRIWSYVLPHPPLLPAYAAQAPYNAVVVELADAPEIRLVGNVVTGPDAPLNSVDPGRLRIGAAVKAVFCPVSPEATLVRWLLER, encoded by the coding sequence ATGGATGCCCTGCTGCTGCCCGTCGTCGACGAGGACGGCGCACCCTTCTGGGAGTACGCGGCCCGCGGTGAACTGCGCGTCCAGGCGTGCGCCGCCCCGGACTGCGGACGGCTCCGCTTCCCGCCCCGGCCGTGCTGCCCGCACTGCCAGTCCTTCGACAGCGAGTGGCGGGCGCTGAGCGGGCGCGGCCGCATCTGGTCCTATGTGCTGCCGCATCCGCCGCTGCTGCCCGCATACGCGGCGCAGGCCCCGTACAACGCGGTGGTGGTCGAACTGGCCGACGCCCCGGAGATCCGGCTGGTCGGCAACGTGGTGACCGGGCCGGACGCGCCGCTGAACTCGGTGGACCCGGGCCGGCTGCGGATCGGGGCGGCGGTGAAGGCGGTCTTCTGCCCCGTCTCCCCCGAAGCGACCCTGGTCCGCTGGCTGCTGGAGCGGTGA
- a CDS encoding lipid-transfer protein, giving the protein MATLKDKTAIAGIGQTRFAKHLPESEKTLACRAIVAALDDAGIAASEVDAFASYTMEETDEVEVAKSIGAGDVTFFSKVGYGGGGSCATLAHLAAAVATGQASVGVAWRSRKRGSGPRPWKNTAVQLPTPAQWTRPYGLLRPADEIGMLARRYMHEYGATRDHLFNVALACRNRANQNPDAVMYERPLTRDMYMTSRWISEPLCLFDNCLETDGALACVIVSAERARDCRQKPVYLHSVAQGLPAQHHGMVNYWNDDPLTGPAWAAARQLWKQADFGPDDVDVAQIYDAFTPLIPLSLEGYGFCGRGEGAAFTEGGALESGGRLPINTGGGGLSEGYVHGFNLINEGVKQLRGVSTAQVADASTCLVTAGEGVPTSAVLLRS; this is encoded by the coding sequence GTGGCGACGCTCAAGGACAAGACAGCGATAGCCGGGATCGGGCAGACGCGGTTCGCGAAACACCTGCCCGAGTCGGAGAAGACCCTGGCCTGCCGGGCGATCGTCGCGGCGCTCGACGACGCGGGCATCGCCGCGTCGGAGGTGGACGCGTTCGCCTCGTACACGATGGAGGAGACCGACGAGGTCGAGGTCGCCAAGTCCATCGGGGCCGGCGATGTCACCTTCTTCAGCAAGGTGGGCTACGGGGGCGGCGGCTCCTGTGCGACGCTCGCGCATCTCGCGGCCGCCGTGGCGACCGGCCAGGCGAGCGTGGGTGTCGCCTGGCGGTCACGGAAGCGGGGGTCGGGGCCGCGGCCCTGGAAGAACACCGCGGTGCAACTGCCCACCCCCGCCCAGTGGACCCGCCCGTACGGGCTGCTGCGGCCCGCCGACGAGATCGGGATGCTGGCACGGCGGTACATGCACGAGTACGGGGCGACCCGCGACCATCTCTTCAACGTCGCGCTGGCCTGCCGCAACCGGGCCAACCAGAACCCCGACGCGGTGATGTACGAACGGCCGCTGACCCGCGACATGTATATGACCTCGCGCTGGATCAGCGAGCCGCTCTGCCTCTTCGACAACTGCCTGGAGACGGACGGGGCGCTGGCCTGCGTCATCGTCTCCGCCGAACGGGCCCGGGACTGCCGGCAGAAGCCCGTCTACCTCCACTCCGTCGCCCAGGGGCTGCCCGCCCAGCACCACGGGATGGTCAACTACTGGAACGACGACCCGCTCACCGGTCCGGCCTGGGCCGCCGCCCGACAGCTGTGGAAGCAGGCCGACTTCGGGCCGGACGACGTCGATGTCGCCCAGATCTACGACGCGTTCACCCCGCTCATCCCGCTCTCCCTGGAGGGGTACGGGTTCTGCGGGCGCGGCGAGGGCGCCGCGTTCACCGAGGGCGGTGCGCTGGAGAGCGGGGGACGGCTGCCGATCAACACGGGTGGCGGCGGTCTCAGCGAGGGGTACGTGCACGGCTTCAACCTCATCAACGAGGGCGTGAAGCAGTTGCGCGGCGTCTCCACCGCCCAGGTCGCGGACGCCTCGACCTGCCTGGTGACCGCCGGGGAGGGCGTGCCCACATCCGCCGTACTGCTGAGGAGTTGA